Proteins encoded within one genomic window of Companilactobacillus zhachilii:
- the xerD gene encoding site-specific tyrosine recombinase XerD gives MSDKLSIKNQVMIDMIADYARYLRLDRGLSKNTIISYQTDILEFSSFLEKRQIKFYPEDHFVVTQFFAEQDKMNKSKTSQMRMFSSLRKFYQWMEIVDKVKVNPMNELDAPKKGTHLPVVLSMDEVNSLIESPDVSTSLGVRDRTIFEVMYATGLRVSELVNLSMDDLHLDLKLIKTLGKGDKERLLPIGDTAIAWLKKYFAETRAELVAEYGPQKEVFLNFRGKKLTRQSIWRMIKKYIAQVGIKKDVTPHTLRHSFATNLLENGADLRVVQELLGHSDISTTQIYTHVNKTHMKQVYNESFPRA, from the coding sequence ATGAGTGATAAATTATCTATCAAAAATCAAGTTATGATTGATATGATTGCCGATTATGCGCGTTATTTACGCTTAGATCGGGGATTATCAAAAAATACGATTATTTCATATCAGACAGATATCTTAGAATTTAGTAGTTTTTTGGAAAAGAGACAGATTAAATTTTATCCGGAAGATCACTTTGTAGTAACGCAATTTTTTGCCGAGCAAGATAAAATGAATAAGTCAAAGACCTCCCAAATGCGGATGTTCTCTTCACTACGTAAGTTTTATCAGTGGATGGAAATTGTTGACAAGGTTAAAGTCAATCCGATGAATGAGCTGGATGCTCCTAAAAAAGGGACACATTTGCCAGTTGTTTTATCAATGGACGAAGTTAACTCCTTGATTGAATCACCTGATGTATCAACTTCTCTTGGTGTACGTGACCGGACCATTTTTGAAGTCATGTATGCAACCGGATTGCGTGTCAGTGAACTAGTTAATTTAAGTATGGATGATTTACATTTGGACTTGAAGTTAATTAAGACATTAGGTAAAGGTGATAAAGAACGGTTGTTGCCAATTGGTGATACAGCGATTGCTTGGTTAAAGAAGTATTTTGCGGAAACACGGGCAGAATTGGTGGCCGAGTATGGTCCCCAAAAAGAAGTCTTTTTGAATTTCCGTGGCAAAAAGCTAACCCGACAATCTATTTGGCGAATGATTAAAAAGTATATCGCCCAGGTTGGGATAAAAAAAGATGTCACACCGCACACTTTGCGGCATTCATTTGCGACTAATTTATTAGAAAATGGCGCCGATTTGAGAGTTGTTCAAGAATTATTGGGGCACTCTGACATTTCGACTACCCAAATTTACACGCACGTTAACAAAACACATATGAAACAAGTGTATAATGAATCATTTCCACGTGCTTAG
- a CDS encoding segregation and condensation protein A — protein MQKLNLVLTDFEGPIDLLLHLIKESKVDIYDIPIAQITQQYIDYLNGMKVLQLDIAGDYLVMASTLMSIKSKMLLPQAPDEIDDEFEADDPRDELVSQLLTYQTYKRVAAYFEEKEQVRKQQLDKEVSLPTTQLEQFLEPGSVVLDDLASTYAELLREKKNRQPETETIENETLSIEDATNNIMSELKTVKRTTFKALLKLHDNIEEIVTDFMAILELASKQLVIVQQADFKSELFIELRN, from the coding sequence ATGCAAAAATTAAATTTAGTCTTAACAGATTTTGAAGGCCCTATCGACTTGTTGTTGCATTTGATCAAAGAATCAAAAGTAGATATTTACGATATTCCAATTGCACAAATTACTCAGCAATACATTGATTATTTGAACGGTATGAAAGTTTTACAACTGGATATTGCCGGAGACTATTTGGTGATGGCGTCTACTTTGATGTCAATTAAAAGTAAAATGCTGTTACCACAAGCTCCAGATGAAATTGATGACGAATTTGAAGCTGATGATCCTCGTGATGAATTAGTTTCGCAATTGTTAACGTATCAAACATATAAACGTGTAGCGGCTTATTTTGAGGAAAAGGAACAAGTCAGAAAGCAGCAGCTCGATAAAGAAGTAAGTTTACCGACGACACAATTAGAACAATTTTTAGAGCCTGGTTCGGTTGTGTTGGACGACTTAGCATCAACGTATGCTGAATTGTTGCGGGAAAAAAAGAATCGTCAACCAGAGACTGAAACGATTGAGAATGAAACGTTGTCAATTGAAGATGCGACGAATAATATCATGAGCGAATTAAAGACTGTTAAACGTACGACATTTAAGGCTTTATTGAAGTTACATGATAATATTGAAGAAATCGTAACAGACTTTATGGCAATTTTGGAATTAGCTAGCAAGCAATTGGTGATAGTTCAACAAGCCGATTTTAAAAGTGAATTATTTATTGAATTGAGGAATTAA
- a CDS encoding DUF4931 domain-containing protein, which translates to MSNKDVLVFEIEQAKGKPRDVQHTKKANYCPFCDTEHLTNIIDQKNDMIWLENKFKTLKGTNQTIVIESHNHDGDISNYSVAKNREVFEYIYHCWNEMIQTKKYTSVLMYKNFGPMSGGSLRHPHFQIIGLDKVDGYKHVEPENFTGMNVFENKHINVNISEKPVMGFVEFNIIINNPQYLDDLAEFARVTVKYILDDFYGGKFDSYNIFFYREGRKIICKLTARYVVSPYFVGYRLSQRDGDKQVRGIAEVLLKKLQNEVQSDEINELDD; encoded by the coding sequence TTGTCGAATAAAGATGTCCTTGTTTTTGAGATTGAGCAGGCTAAGGGAAAACCAAGAGATGTTCAACATACTAAGAAAGCTAATTACTGTCCGTTTTGCGACACAGAACATTTAACTAATATCATTGATCAAAAGAACGATATGATTTGGCTAGAGAATAAATTTAAGACGTTGAAGGGTACTAATCAGACTATTGTGATTGAATCGCATAATCATGATGGTGATATTTCAAATTATTCGGTTGCTAAAAATCGGGAAGTGTTTGAATATATTTATCATTGCTGGAATGAAATGATTCAGACTAAGAAATATACGAGTGTTTTAATGTATAAAAACTTTGGTCCAATGTCTGGCGGTTCCTTACGTCATCCACATTTTCAAATTATCGGTTTAGACAAGGTTGATGGTTATAAACACGTTGAGCCCGAGAACTTTACAGGAATGAACGTTTTTGAGAATAAGCATATCAATGTGAATATTTCGGAAAAGCCGGTAATGGGGTTTGTCGAATTTAATATTATTATTAATAATCCGCAATATTTAGATGATTTGGCCGAATTTGCTCGGGTGACTGTAAAGTATATTTTAGACGACTTTTACGGGGGAAAATTTGATTCTTACAATATTTTCTTTTATCGAGAAGGTAGAAAAATAATTTGTAAGTTGACCGCTAGATACGTAGTTTCTCCATATTTTGTAGGATATAGATTATCGCAACGTGATGGTGATAAGCAGGTTAGAGGCATTGCGGAAGTTCTGTTGAAAAAATTACAGAATGAGGTCCAATCTGACGAAATTAATGAATTAGATGATTAA
- the pyk gene encoding pyruvate kinase produces the protein MKRTKIVSTLGPASNDVDTIVKLIEAGANIFRFNFSHGDHPEHKARMEMVHEAEKITGKTVGIVLDTKGAEIRTTVQEGGKFEAKIGQTIRISMDDSLTGTPEKIASTYPGLYDDTHVGGHVLIDDGLVDLKITEKDDKNRELVTVVQNDGMIGSRKSINAPGVEVRLPGITEKDSDDIRFGLEEGINFISASFVRKAQDVLDIREILEEKHCEYVQIFPKIESQEGIDNIDSILQVSDGLMIARGDMGVEIPFENVPFVQKSLIKKCNALGKPVITATQMLDSMQENPRPTRAEVTDVANSVLDGTDATMLSGESANGDYPVEAVAAMARIDERTEQQLDKNNSLAIQRFEDYKGSNVTESIGESVVRTAEELHINTIVTATKSGYTARMISKYRPSADILALTFDETTQRGLTVNWGVDPVIVDKPENTDEMFDLAAKKAQELGFAKEGDLILVVAGVPVGESGTTNLMKVQLIGSTLVKGQGVGEESVVGNVVVAHSAEEANKKINEGDILVTEMTDKDYLPALEKASAVVVENGGLTSHAAVVGIAMGLPVVVGAKNATNLVNDGDTVTVDSRRGVVYKGASRSL, from the coding sequence ATGAAAAGAACTAAAATTGTAAGTACACTTGGACCTGCCAGTAACGATGTTGACACAATCGTTAAGCTAATTGAAGCCGGAGCTAACATCTTCCGTTTCAACTTCTCACATGGTGATCACCCAGAACACAAAGCTCGTATGGAAATGGTACACGAAGCTGAAAAGATTACTGGTAAGACTGTTGGTATCGTTCTAGATACTAAGGGTGCTGAAATTCGTACAACCGTTCAAGAAGGCGGCAAGTTCGAAGCTAAGATTGGTCAAACAATCCGTATCTCAATGGATGACTCATTGACAGGTACACCAGAAAAGATTGCTTCAACTTATCCTGGTCTATACGATGATACACATGTTGGTGGTCACGTATTAATCGATGATGGTCTTGTTGATTTGAAGATTACTGAAAAAGATGACAAGAACCGTGAATTAGTTACTGTTGTTCAAAACGACGGTATGATTGGTTCAAGAAAGAGTATCAATGCTCCTGGTGTTGAAGTTCGTCTACCAGGTATCACAGAAAAAGATTCTGATGATATTCGTTTCGGTCTTGAAGAAGGTATCAACTTCATCTCAGCTTCATTCGTTCGTAAAGCTCAAGATGTCCTAGATATTCGTGAAATCCTTGAAGAAAAACATTGTGAATACGTACAAATCTTCCCTAAGATTGAATCACAAGAAGGTATCGACAACATCGATTCTATCCTTCAAGTATCAGATGGTTTGATGATTGCTCGTGGTGACATGGGTGTTGAAATTCCATTTGAAAACGTACCATTCGTACAAAAGAGCTTGATCAAGAAGTGTAACGCTCTTGGTAAGCCAGTTATCACAGCTACACAAATGCTTGATTCAATGCAAGAAAACCCACGTCCTACACGTGCCGAAGTTACTGATGTTGCTAACTCTGTTCTTGATGGTACAGATGCTACAATGCTTTCAGGTGAAAGTGCTAACGGTGATTACCCTGTTGAAGCTGTTGCTGCTATGGCTCGTATCGACGAACGTACAGAACAACAATTAGACAAGAATAACTCACTTGCAATCCAAAGATTCGAAGATTACAAGGGTTCAAACGTTACAGAATCAATCGGTGAATCAGTTGTTAGAACTGCTGAAGAACTACACATTAACACAATTGTTACTGCAACTAAGAGTGGTTACACAGCTCGTATGATTTCTAAGTACCGTCCAAGTGCTGATATTTTGGCTCTTACATTTGACGAAACTACACAACGTGGTTTGACAGTTAACTGGGGTGTTGATCCAGTTATCGTTGACAAGCCAGAAAACACTGATGAAATGTTCGACCTTGCTGCTAAGAAAGCTCAAGAACTTGGCTTTGCCAAGGAAGGCGATTTGATTCTTGTTGTTGCCGGTGTTCCTGTCGGTGAAAGTGGTACAACTAACTTGATGAAGGTTCAATTGATCGGTTCAACATTGGTTAAAGGCCAAGGTGTTGGTGAAGAATCAGTTGTTGGTAACGTTGTAGTTGCTCACTCAGCTGAAGAAGCAAACAAGAAGATCAATGAAGGCGACATCCTTGTTACAGAAATGACTGACAAAGATTACCTACCAGCTCTTGAAAAAGCTAGTGCCGTTGTTGTTGAAAACGGTGGTCTAACTTCACACGCTGCTGTTGTTGGTATTGCTATGGGTCTACCTGTAGTTGTTGGTGCTAAGAATGCTACAAACCTTGTTAACGATGGTGACACTGTTACTGTTGATTCAAGACGTGGTGTTGTTTACAAAGGTGCTTCACGTTCACTTTAA
- a CDS encoding NAD(P)-dependent alcohol dehydrogenase produces the protein MRIKAAVVDKVNDPFVIKDDVELADMTDDGLQVKVVASGICHSDEALRKGDAAFNFPVVLGHEGSGIVEKVGKNVTNFKPGDHIIMSFYSCGECDNCLKGKPTQCRKYAASNLSGTRPDGSDHFTEDGHHVSDMFNQSSFTTHTVIDKRNAVKVPKDLDLRKLGPLGCGYVTGSGTVFNTLQPKPGDTIAVFGTGAVGLAAMMAGKISGCVNVIAVDIVDSRLELAKKMGATDIINSKNEDPVAAIKKITGGLGVDWAVDTTGVAAVMKDSIAALTQGGTSATIAVTPHNIEISTWNDLCVDDKKIVGVNMGDSIPQVDIPRLIKFYQMGVFPFDLTEKFYDFDQINEADADSVSGKTIKPILIIDKDYKPED, from the coding sequence ATGAGAATTAAAGCTGCTGTTGTTGATAAAGTAAATGATCCATTTGTAATTAAGGATGATGTCGAATTGGCTGATATGACTGACGACGGTTTACAAGTTAAAGTCGTTGCTTCAGGTATTTGCCATTCTGATGAAGCTTTGCGTAAAGGTGATGCCGCCTTTAACTTCCCTGTTGTTCTTGGACATGAGGGTTCAGGAATCGTCGAAAAAGTTGGTAAAAACGTTACAAACTTCAAACCTGGCGACCACATTATCATGTCATTTTATTCATGTGGTGAATGTGACAATTGTTTAAAGGGTAAACCTACACAATGTCGTAAATATGCCGCTTCAAACTTATCAGGTACTCGTCCTGATGGCTCTGATCACTTCACAGAAGATGGCCATCACGTTAGCGATATGTTCAATCAATCTTCCTTCACTACTCACACTGTTATTGATAAACGTAACGCTGTGAAAGTCCCTAAGGATCTTGATTTGAGAAAACTCGGACCTCTAGGTTGTGGCTACGTAACTGGTAGTGGTACTGTCTTCAATACACTTCAACCAAAGCCTGGTGATACGATTGCTGTCTTTGGTACCGGAGCTGTCGGACTTGCCGCTATGATGGCTGGTAAGATTTCTGGCTGTGTTAACGTCATTGCCGTTGATATCGTTGACTCACGTTTGGAATTAGCCAAGAAAATGGGCGCTACTGACATCATTAATAGTAAGAATGAAGATCCAGTTGCCGCTATTAAGAAAATCACAGGTGGTCTAGGAGTTGACTGGGCTGTTGATACAACTGGTGTTGCCGCAGTAATGAAAGATTCTATTGCCGCATTAACACAAGGTGGTACATCAGCTACAATTGCTGTCACACCACACAATATCGAAATCAGCACTTGGAATGATCTTTGTGTTGATGACAAAAAGATTGTTGGTGTAAATATGGGTGATTCAATTCCTCAAGTTGACATTCCACGTTTAATCAAATTCTATCAAATGGGCGTCTTCCCATTCGATTTAACTGAAAAGTTCTATGACTTTGATCAAATCAACGAAGCCGACGCTGATTCTGTCAGTGGTAAAACAATCAAACCTATTTTGATTATCGATAAAGACTACAAACCAGAAGACTAA
- a CDS encoding S1 RNA-binding domain-containing protein, whose product MDITELYGQVLSGTVTDLNKDEAFVQIEGYTFALDLNELTEIPELGDEVAGFVYENQAHKNKMTTVMPFITQGVWDFAEVTDVRTDLGVFVNVGLEDKDFVVSLDDLPLEHNEWPKKGDNLMVKLEIDHKGRLWGKLADIELYTQIARSPEREMKTLLNKDEEGTVIAIRESGAFVMTDSYYMAFIHKTEQGQPLHIGQHVKARVIGSSHRRLNLSMKPRAYEEITPDAQMIVAVLEHSRDNKMPYTDKSDPDEIREYFGISKGSFKRALGNLMKQRKIEQKDGYTYLK is encoded by the coding sequence ATGGATATAACAGAATTATACGGTCAAGTATTGTCTGGTACAGTAACTGACCTTAATAAAGATGAAGCATTTGTTCAAATCGAAGGATACACGTTTGCTTTAGATCTTAATGAATTAACTGAAATACCAGAACTTGGCGATGAAGTTGCTGGTTTTGTATATGAAAATCAAGCTCACAAAAATAAAATGACAACCGTTATGCCTTTTATTACACAAGGTGTTTGGGATTTTGCGGAAGTAACAGATGTTCGAACTGACTTAGGTGTTTTTGTTAATGTTGGTTTGGAAGATAAAGACTTTGTAGTTTCTTTGGATGATTTACCACTTGAACATAATGAATGGCCTAAAAAGGGCGATAACTTGATGGTTAAGTTAGAAATTGATCATAAGGGTCGTTTATGGGGGAAATTAGCCGATATTGAGCTTTACACCCAAATTGCTCGTAGTCCCGAACGTGAAATGAAAACTTTGTTGAATAAAGATGAAGAGGGAACAGTTATTGCCATTCGTGAATCTGGAGCTTTTGTTATGACTGACAGTTATTACATGGCTTTCATTCATAAGACTGAGCAAGGTCAACCTTTGCATATTGGACAACATGTCAAAGCACGGGTCATTGGTTCAAGTCACAGACGTTTAAACTTATCAATGAAGCCTCGCGCTTATGAAGAAATTACTCCCGATGCACAGATGATCGTGGCTGTTTTAGAGCATTCACGTGACAATAAGATGCCCTATACTGACAAGAGTGATCCAGATGAAATCCGTGAATATTTTGGTATTAGTAAGGGTAGCTTTAAACGTGCGCTCGGTAATTTGATGAAACAACGTAAAATTGAGCAAAAAGATGGCTACACGTATCTAAAATAG
- a CDS encoding RibT protein, with protein MLNKYSDENKKIAMGFLSYITDLKDLDNLEQELELYSEDENRQLYLWKSNLDDFSGIVALSFSERTVFVEYISLNPSYRSQSNIFKIFDDIQQKSPKRVILANFGLNAELIQWRKNKEKLEKDKDMEETD; from the coding sequence ATGCTTAATAAATATAGTGATGAGAATAAAAAAATTGCAATGGGGTTTTTATCATACATCACGGACCTCAAAGATTTAGATAATTTGGAACAAGAACTGGAACTTTATTCAGAAGACGAAAATCGGCAACTTTATTTATGGAAAAGTAACCTAGATGATTTCTCTGGAATCGTGGCATTGTCTTTTTCAGAGCGAACGGTCTTTGTTGAATATATTTCATTGAATCCGTCTTATCGTTCTCAAAGCAATATTTTTAAGATTTTTGATGATATTCAACAAAAGTCTCCTAAGCGGGTTATTTTGGCCAACTTCGGTTTAAATGCAGAGTTGATTCAATGGCGTAAAAATAAAGAGAAACTCGAAAAAGATAAAGACATGGAAGAAACAGATTGA
- the pfkA gene encoding 6-phosphofructokinase, translating into MKRIGILTSGGDAPGMNAAIRAVTRRAIDNGLEVFGINYGYAGLVAGDIFPLTSDDVSDRIQRGGTFLYSARYPEFANVEGQLKGIEQLKKFGIDALVVIGGDGSYHGALRLTEHGYNAIGLPGTIDNDIPFTDFTIGFDTAVSTAVDAIDKLHDTASSHGRTFIVEVMGRGAGDVALWAGVAGGAQKIIVPEHDFDIKEIAEEVKVGREHGNKNMIIVLAEGVMHAGDFKKELDKYGDFDSRATVLGHIQRGGSPTVQDRVLASKMGAYAVDLLLDGKGGLAVGIENNKLTSHDILDLFDSKHKPDLSLYDLNESLNR; encoded by the coding sequence ATGAAGCGTATTGGTATTTTAACCAGTGGTGGAGACGCCCCTGGTATGAACGCTGCTATCAGAGCAGTCACACGTAGAGCCATTGACAATGGTCTCGAAGTGTTTGGTATCAATTATGGATATGCTGGACTTGTTGCTGGGGATATTTTTCCATTAACAAGTGACGACGTATCTGACCGTATTCAACGTGGTGGTACTTTCTTGTATTCTGCAAGATATCCTGAATTTGCTAACGTAGAAGGTCAATTAAAGGGTATTGAGCAATTAAAGAAATTTGGAATTGATGCATTGGTTGTTATCGGTGGAGATGGTTCTTACCATGGTGCATTGCGTTTAACTGAACATGGTTATAATGCAATCGGACTACCAGGAACAATTGATAATGATATTCCATTCACAGACTTTACAATTGGTTTTGATACAGCCGTATCTACTGCTGTTGATGCCATTGATAAGTTGCATGATACTGCTAGCTCCCATGGAAGAACATTTATTGTTGAAGTAATGGGTAGAGGCGCTGGTGACGTAGCTCTTTGGGCTGGTGTTGCTGGTGGTGCTCAAAAGATCATCGTTCCAGAACATGACTTTGACATCAAAGAAATTGCTGAAGAAGTTAAAGTTGGTCGTGAACATGGTAACAAGAACATGATCATTGTTTTGGCCGAAGGTGTTATGCATGCCGGAGACTTCAAGAAAGAATTAGATAAGTATGGTGATTTCGATTCACGTGCTACTGTTCTTGGACATATTCAACGTGGTGGTTCACCAACTGTTCAAGATCGTGTTCTAGCAAGTAAGATGGGTGCCTATGCGGTTGACCTATTACTTGATGGAAAAGGTGGTTTGGCTGTTGGTATCGAAAACAACAAGCTTACTTCTCATGATATTCTTGATTTATTTGACAGCAAGCACAAACCTGATTTATCACTCTATGATTTAAATGAATCTTTAAATAGATAA